The Candidatus Binatus sp. genome has a window encoding:
- a CDS encoding IS1595 family transposase yields the protein MNANIPKTLNEAIRHFADPDNCLKTTIALRWPNGVTCPTCGSKEVTLLSTRHVWKCKSKHPKQQFSAKVGSVFEDSPIGLDKWFTAIWLMANCKNGVSSCEIARDLGVTQKTAWFMLHRIRLAMNTGSFEKLTGEVEADETFIGGLARNMHKNKKVKITGTGGAGKAVVMGLVDRKSKQVRVVHVPNVQRDTLQTQVRKYVQGGSYVFTDAWLGYHGLDREYVHNVIDHAEAYVQGNVHTNTIENFWSLLKRGLKGTYVSVEPFHLFRYLDEQAFRYNNRKTDDGSRFVETLAGVTGKRLTYQHLTGKDESASALS from the coding sequence ATGAACGCGAACATTCCAAAAACCCTGAACGAGGCGATCCGCCACTTCGCCGATCCGGACAATTGCCTGAAGACCACGATTGCTTTGCGCTGGCCGAACGGCGTCACTTGCCCAACGTGCGGAAGCAAAGAAGTCACGCTCCTCTCCACGCGCCACGTGTGGAAGTGCAAGAGCAAACATCCCAAGCAGCAATTCAGCGCCAAAGTGGGATCGGTTTTCGAGGACTCGCCTATCGGCTTGGACAAGTGGTTTACCGCGATCTGGCTGATGGCCAATTGCAAGAACGGAGTTAGCTCCTGCGAGATCGCGCGCGATCTGGGTGTCACACAAAAGACCGCTTGGTTCATGCTGCATCGCATCCGTTTGGCGATGAACACTGGCAGCTTTGAAAAGCTGACCGGAGAAGTGGAAGCAGACGAAACTTTTATCGGTGGCCTCGCCCGAAATATGCACAAGAACAAAAAGGTCAAGATCACGGGCACGGGCGGGGCCGGTAAAGCGGTCGTGATGGGATTGGTGGATCGCAAGAGCAAGCAGGTTCGCGTAGTGCACGTGCCCAATGTTCAGCGCGATACCTTGCAGACTCAGGTGAGAAAATACGTTCAGGGCGGTTCCTACGTTTTCACCGATGCTTGGCTTGGATACCACGGTTTGGATCGCGAGTACGTACACAACGTAATCGATCACGCGGAAGCCTACGTTCAGGGCAACGTGCACACGAACACGATTGAAAACTTCTGGTCGCTGTTGAAGCGCGGATTGAAGGGAACTTACGTCAGCGTCGAGCCGTTCCATCTGTTCCGCTATCTGGATGAGCAGGCGTTCCGATACAACAATCGTAAGACCGATGACGGTAGCCGTTTCGTCGAAACGCTTGCGGGCGTTACTGGAAAGCGTCTGACCTATCAGCACTTGACCGGCAAGGACGAATCGGCCAGCGCGCTTAGTTGA
- a CDS encoding pitrilysin family protein, translating into MRITIFGNHRRLLPMAALGTLLCLAAAAPARAGIADAVKAQTLPNGLRVLVLENHKAPLALLSVFYRVGSRNEQMGKTGLSHLCEHLMFKGTKKLGPEEFSQIIQQNGGMDNAFTETDFTDYFEKINKDHLDVPITLEADRMANFEPKEFDKEKHVVLEERRLRTDDNPEDALDEMVRAQAYVAHPYHWPVIGWFHDVDGLTLADAMAYHKTYYSPQNALIVAVGDFNADQVLKQISEAFAGIKNGPKPPPVTELEPPQAGTRRVELRHAANLPAFEQAYHVPNISSPDSYALEVASEILSDGQSSRLYKKLVVEKQMVVDIGAGYEMTSFDPGLFIVSAQMRPGVTAANTQAEVEKELAALRDAPVGAEELQKAKNLEQAEFVFGQDSIMREAELLGAYELLGDYHLVDKYLDGIDKVTAADVQRVAKTYLVAANMTEGVLVPTGVLPHGGGGLSGGELRHAPDVGESAEVMR; encoded by the coding sequence ATGCGCATCACGATCTTTGGCAATCATCGCCGCCTCCTTCCGATGGCGGCGCTCGGTACCCTTCTATGCCTGGCCGCCGCGGCGCCGGCGCGCGCGGGAATCGCGGACGCGGTCAAGGCCCAGACTCTTCCCAACGGGCTCAGAGTGCTGGTGCTGGAGAATCACAAGGCGCCGCTGGCGCTGTTGAGCGTCTTCTACCGCGTCGGCTCGCGCAACGAGCAGATGGGCAAGACGGGACTGTCGCATCTGTGCGAGCATCTGATGTTCAAGGGCACCAAGAAGCTGGGTCCCGAAGAGTTCTCGCAGATCATCCAGCAAAACGGCGGGATGGATAACGCGTTCACGGAAACGGACTTCACCGACTATTTCGAGAAGATCAACAAGGATCACCTGGACGTGCCGATCACGCTCGAAGCCGATCGGATGGCCAACTTCGAGCCCAAAGAGTTCGACAAAGAGAAGCACGTCGTGCTCGAGGAGCGGCGGCTGCGCACCGACGACAATCCGGAGGACGCGCTCGACGAGATGGTCCGCGCGCAAGCGTACGTGGCGCATCCGTACCACTGGCCGGTGATCGGATGGTTCCACGACGTTGACGGGCTGACGCTGGCGGACGCGATGGCTTATCACAAAACTTATTACTCGCCGCAGAACGCGCTGATCGTGGCCGTCGGCGACTTCAACGCCGACCAGGTGCTCAAGCAAATCAGCGAGGCGTTCGCGGGAATCAAGAACGGGCCCAAGCCGCCGCCGGTGACGGAACTCGAACCGCCGCAAGCAGGGACCCGGCGCGTCGAACTGCGGCACGCGGCCAATCTTCCGGCGTTCGAACAGGCGTATCACGTGCCGAATATTTCCAGCCCCGACAGTTACGCGCTCGAAGTGGCTTCTGAAATTCTGAGCGACGGGCAGAGCTCGCGGCTCTACAAGAAGCTGGTCGTCGAAAAGCAGATGGTGGTCGATATCGGCGCCGGCTACGAGATGACCTCGTTCGATCCGGGATTGTTCATCGTGTCGGCGCAGATGCGGCCGGGCGTGACTGCGGCTAACACTCAGGCCGAGGTCGAAAAGGAGCTCGCCGCGCTGCGCGATGCTCCGGTCGGCGCAGAGGAATTGCAGAAGGCCAAGAATCTCGAGCAGGCAGAATTCGTTTTCGGGCAGGACTCGATCATGCGCGAGGCCGAACTGCTCGGCGCGTACGAACTGCTCGGCGACTACCATCTCGTTGACAAGTACCTGGACGGAATCGACAAGGTGACCGCGGCTGACGTGCAGCGGGTCGCGAAAACTTATCTGGTCGCGGCGAACATGACTGAAGGCGTGCTGGTGCCGACCGGCGTTCTGCCGCATGGAGGCGGCGGACTGAGCGGCGGAGAGTTGCGCCATGCTCCCGACGTGGGCGAGAGCGCCGAGGTGATGCGATGA
- a CDS encoding pitrilysin family protein produces MRMFAFVGVTAIAALVFAASPSHALEIKRMTLSNGAVLLVSEEHRLPMVTMMIEFDAGTRRDPKGKEGLAELTARCLSQGTKELTAPEFDQKVDFMGSSVGVSAGRDYSTAAMTTLMKYQGDTLKLLAGILTEPGLRQADIERKRAEQVAEIKAAEEQPGYTADVEFTKDLFGDSPYGHPGEGSSESVGKLSADDVRGFYRDNYKLGSAIIAVAGDVTADEVKASLEKELAGLSGAVAPQAQPPPITVAPGLHVKLIDRNVAQANIIMGSAGVARSNPDFYRLKVMNYILGGGGFSSRLVKVVRSEHGLAYSVASSFEPGKFQGAFTISLQTKNQSSNQAIDLILQQLREIQEKPVSDAELNGAKKFLIGSFPLGLERQSAIASFMVQVEFYGLGLDYAEQYPKLIGSVTKDEVLAVAKKYLHPDSMIVVAAANQGEAKIKTAQMEKAADAASAQ; encoded by the coding sequence ATGAGAATGTTTGCTTTCGTTGGCGTCACGGCAATCGCGGCGTTGGTCTTCGCGGCCTCGCCGTCGCATGCACTCGAGATCAAGCGGATGACGCTCAGCAACGGCGCGGTCCTGCTCGTCTCGGAAGAGCATCGGCTGCCGATGGTCACGATGATGATCGAGTTTGACGCGGGCACGCGGCGCGATCCCAAGGGCAAGGAAGGGTTGGCCGAGCTGACGGCGCGATGCCTTTCGCAGGGCACCAAGGAACTCACCGCGCCGGAGTTCGATCAGAAAGTCGATTTCATGGGCAGTTCGGTCGGGGTGTCGGCCGGCCGCGACTATTCGACCGCCGCGATGACGACGCTGATGAAGTACCAGGGCGACACGCTCAAACTGCTGGCGGGAATCCTGACGGAGCCCGGACTTCGGCAGGCCGACATCGAACGCAAACGCGCCGAGCAGGTCGCCGAAATCAAAGCGGCGGAAGAACAACCGGGCTACACCGCGGACGTGGAATTCACGAAGGACTTGTTCGGCGACTCGCCGTACGGCCATCCGGGCGAAGGCTCGTCCGAATCGGTCGGCAAACTCAGCGCCGACGACGTGCGCGGCTTCTACCGCGACAATTACAAGCTCGGCAGCGCGATCATCGCGGTGGCCGGCGATGTGACCGCCGACGAAGTTAAAGCATCACTTGAAAAAGAGCTGGCCGGCCTTTCCGGCGCCGTCGCGCCTCAAGCGCAACCGCCGCCGATCACGGTCGCGCCGGGTCTTCATGTGAAACTGATCGATCGAAACGTCGCGCAAGCCAACATCATAATGGGTTCAGCCGGCGTAGCGCGTTCCAATCCCGATTTTTACCGGCTGAAAGTGATGAACTACATACTGGGCGGTGGCGGATTTTCCTCGCGCCTGGTGAAGGTCGTTCGCAGCGAGCACGGACTCGCCTACTCGGTCGCCAGCAGCTTCGAGCCGGGCAAGTTCCAGGGCGCGTTCACCATCAGCCTTCAAACCAAGAACCAGAGTTCGAACCAGGCAATCGATTTGATTCTGCAGCAGCTTCGCGAGATCCAGGAAAAACCGGTCAGCGACGCCGAACTGAATGGCGCGAAAAAGTTTCTGATCGGCAGCTTCCCGCTGGGGCTCGAGCGGCAGAGCGCGATCGCGTCCTTCATGGTGCAGGTCGAGTTCTACGGCCTGGGGCTCGACTACGCGGAGCAGTATCCGAAGCTGATCGGATCGGTCACCAAGGATGAAGTGCTGGCGGTTGCAAAAAAATATCTGCACCCCGATTCGATGATCGTCGTCGCGGCCGCGAACCAGGGCGAAGCAAAGATCAAGACCGCGCAGATGGAGAAAGCCGCCGACGCCGCCAGCGCGCAATAG
- a CDS encoding DUF488 domain-containing protein, with translation MLELLGEHRIAIVADVRSFPSSKRWPQFNQAELSTSLERAGIEYRWIKRLGGRRHSKRGDSPHTAWEHPAFRSYADYTESADFEDGMRELTQAAAAARTAYMCSEGLWWRCHRRIISDNLVIRDWTVEHIMPAGKLSLHVLAPFARVTDGRIIYDGAAGTES, from the coding sequence TTGCTTGAATTGCTCGGCGAGCATCGCATCGCGATCGTCGCCGACGTGCGATCGTTCCCGAGCTCAAAACGCTGGCCGCAGTTCAACCAGGCGGAACTTTCCACGTCGCTCGAGCGCGCGGGAATCGAGTATCGATGGATCAAACGGCTCGGCGGCCGGCGTCATTCGAAGCGCGGCGACTCGCCGCATACCGCGTGGGAGCATCCCGCGTTCCGATCGTACGCGGACTATACGGAGAGCGCGGATTTCGAAGATGGCATGCGCGAACTGACGCAGGCCGCCGCGGCCGCGCGAACCGCGTACATGTGTTCCGAAGGATTATGGTGGAGATGCCATCGGCGAATCATCTCGGACAATCTTGTGATTCGCGACTGGACGGTCGAGCACATCATGCCGGCCGGGAAATTGTCGCTGCACGTGCTCGCGCCGTTTGCGCGCGTCACGGACGGACGGATCATCTACGACGGTGCGGCCGGGACGGAATCGTGA
- the uvrA gene encoding excinuclease ABC subunit UvrA: MADRIVIKGAREHNLKNIDLEIPRDRLVVITGLSGSGKSSLAFDTIYAEGQRRYVESLSAYARQFLEQMEKPDVDSIEGLSPAISIEQKTTSRNPRSTVATITEIYDYLRLLFARVGHAFCYNCGREITQQSVQQIVDRIMGWPDGARIHVLAPIVRDRKGEYRKELSEMKRAGFVRVKIDGMLYELGEEPALNKNQRHTIEVMVDRLAIRKGIEKRLSDSLEVAFKYGQDLLKVERLDGPNNESEIYFSQRFACVDCGISYPEIAPRMFSFNSPHGACVECSGIGSIMYFDPELVVQNEDLSISDGAIAPWATMNYLQPVLDALARHYKFSLDQPWKEIPAKVRKAIMHGSGTEEVEFAYQRGHHRAEYSKTFEGVLQWLDRRYKETESEGVREFLEAYMNMRPCPTCNGARLKKESLYVRFNGKSISEVTAMSIKQALTFFAAPKLSAQEAEIGKLILKEIRERLNFLAGVGLEYLTLDRPSGSLSGGEGQRIRLATQIGSSLVGVLYILDEPSIGLHQRDNRRLLATLKRLKELGNTVLVVEHDRETMLEADHLIDMGPGAGIHGGYVVAQGTPEEVMRDENSLTGKYLSGQVEIPVPSRRRKLSNRWLTVKGAHENNLRDLTVAIPLGVFTCITGVSGSGKSTLLLDTIYRALSQKLNHSRERAGAYKTLDGVEHLDKVIHVDQSPIGRTPRSNPATYTGLFTHIRELFAQLPEARMRGYGPGRFSFNIKGGRCEACEGDGIIRIEMHFLPDVYVTCEVCAGKRYNRDTLEIQYKGKNIAEVLNMTVLDAVEFLGSVPPIRQKLETLRDVGLDYIHLGQSATTLSGGEAQRIKLAKELARRATGRTFYILDEPTTGLHFDDIKKLLGVLGRLADAGNTIVVIEHNLDVIKTADYLIDLGPEGGDRGGNVVAKGTPEEVAGVKASYTAGFLRQALNHRAAA, from the coding sequence ATGGCCGATCGAATCGTCATCAAGGGCGCGCGCGAGCACAATCTCAAGAACATCGATCTCGAGATTCCGCGCGATCGACTGGTCGTGATCACCGGACTCTCCGGCTCGGGAAAATCGTCGCTCGCCTTCGACACGATTTACGCCGAGGGTCAGCGACGCTACGTCGAATCGCTGTCGGCCTACGCGCGCCAGTTCCTCGAACAGATGGAAAAGCCCGACGTCGATTCGATCGAAGGATTGTCGCCCGCAATCTCGATCGAGCAGAAGACCACCTCGCGCAATCCGCGCTCGACGGTGGCCACTATCACCGAAATCTACGACTACCTGCGCCTGCTCTTCGCGCGGGTGGGACACGCGTTCTGCTACAACTGCGGCCGCGAAATCACTCAGCAGAGCGTGCAGCAGATCGTTGACCGAATCATGGGATGGCCCGACGGAGCGAGGATTCACGTGCTCGCGCCGATTGTCCGCGATCGCAAGGGCGAGTATCGCAAGGAATTGTCTGAGATGAAGCGCGCGGGCTTCGTGCGCGTGAAGATCGACGGCATGCTCTACGAACTCGGCGAGGAGCCGGCGCTGAACAAGAACCAGCGCCACACCATCGAAGTGATGGTCGATCGGCTCGCGATCCGCAAGGGAATCGAGAAGCGCTTGTCGGACTCGCTTGAAGTTGCCTTCAAGTACGGGCAGGACCTGCTCAAGGTGGAGCGCCTGGACGGGCCCAACAACGAGAGCGAGATCTATTTCAGCCAGCGCTTCGCGTGCGTCGATTGCGGAATCTCGTATCCGGAAATCGCGCCCCGGATGTTCTCGTTCAACAGCCCCCACGGCGCCTGCGTGGAATGCTCGGGGATCGGATCGATCATGTATTTCGATCCCGAACTGGTCGTGCAAAACGAGGACTTGAGCATCTCCGATGGCGCGATCGCTCCGTGGGCGACGATGAACTATCTGCAGCCGGTGCTCGACGCGCTCGCCAGGCACTACAAGTTCAGCCTCGATCAGCCGTGGAAGGAAATCCCGGCCAAGGTGCGCAAGGCGATCATGCACGGCTCGGGAACCGAGGAGGTCGAGTTCGCCTACCAGCGCGGGCATCATCGCGCCGAGTACTCGAAAACGTTCGAGGGCGTCCTGCAGTGGCTGGATCGGCGCTACAAGGAAACCGAGTCCGAAGGCGTGCGCGAGTTCCTCGAGGCGTACATGAACATGCGGCCGTGTCCGACCTGCAACGGCGCGCGGCTCAAGAAGGAAAGCCTGTACGTGCGCTTCAACGGCAAGTCGATTTCCGAAGTGACCGCCATGTCGATCAAGCAGGCGCTCACGTTTTTCGCCGCGCCGAAGCTGAGTGCGCAGGAAGCTGAAATCGGGAAACTCATTTTGAAGGAAATCCGCGAGCGGCTGAATTTTCTCGCCGGCGTCGGACTCGAGTACCTGACCCTCGATCGCCCGTCGGGAAGTCTCTCCGGCGGCGAGGGCCAGCGCATCCGTCTCGCCACTCAAATCGGATCGAGCCTCGTCGGCGTGCTTTACATCCTCGACGAGCCGTCGATCGGACTTCATCAGCGTGACAATCGGCGCCTGCTGGCGACGCTCAAGCGGCTCAAGGAACTCGGCAACACCGTGCTGGTGGTCGAGCACGATCGCGAGACGATGCTCGAAGCCGATCATCTGATCGACATGGGACCGGGCGCCGGAATTCACGGCGGTTACGTCGTCGCGCAGGGCACTCCCGAGGAGGTGATGCGCGATGAAAACTCGCTCACCGGTAAGTATCTTTCGGGACAAGTCGAGATTCCCGTGCCGTCGCGGCGGCGCAAGCTCTCGAACCGATGGCTGACCGTTAAGGGCGCGCACGAGAACAATCTGCGCGATCTCACGGTCGCGATTCCGCTCGGCGTCTTCACCTGCATCACCGGCGTTTCGGGTTCCGGCAAATCGACGCTCTTGCTCGACACCATCTATCGCGCGCTCTCGCAGAAGCTGAATCACAGCCGCGAACGTGCCGGCGCGTACAAGACGCTCGACGGCGTCGAGCATCTCGACAAGGTCATTCACGTCGATCAAAGCCCGATCGGACGCACGCCGCGCTCGAACCCCGCGACCTACACCGGCCTGTTCACCCATATCCGCGAGCTGTTTGCGCAATTGCCCGAGGCGCGCATGCGCGGTTACGGGCCGGGGCGATTTTCGTTCAACATCAAGGGCGGACGCTGCGAAGCGTGCGAAGGCGACGGCATCATTCGAATCGAGATGCACTTTCTGCCCGACGTTTACGTCACCTGCGAGGTCTGCGCCGGCAAGCGCTACAATCGCGACACGCTGGAAATTCAATACAAAGGCAAGAATATCGCCGAGGTTCTCAACATGACCGTGCTCGACGCGGTCGAATTCCTCGGCTCAGTTCCGCCGATTCGCCAGAAGCTCGAAACGCTGCGCGACGTTGGCCTCGATTACATCCATCTCGGCCAGTCCGCGACGACCCTGTCGGGGGGCGAGGCGCAGCGCATCAAGCTTGCCAAGGAACTCGCGCGGCGCGCGACCGGCCGCACATTTTATATCCTCGATGAGCCAACGACCGGGCTGCATTTCGACGACATCAAAAAGTTGCTCGGTGTGCTCGGCCGCCTCGCCGATGCGGGCAACACCATCGTCGTGATCGAGCACAACCTCGACGTTATCAAGACCGCCGACTACCTGATCGATCTCGGGCCCGAGGGCGGCGATCGCGGCGGCAATGTAGTCGCAAAGGGCACGCCCGAGGAAGTCGCCGGCGTGAAGGCGTCATACACCGCCGGCTTTCTGCGCCAGGCGCTCAACCATCGCGCCGCCGCATAG
- the pdxA gene encoding 4-hydroxythreonine-4-phosphate dehydrogenase PdxA: MMTALRRKTPPLLAISMGDPAGVGPEVILKAAAALARRRGAPSIAVVGDLSAMRAAAARLSGAPAPYQWHPGQPPIRLTKGLGVLSISSLPARAIRPGHPTVEGGGAAYDYIVTGARMAMSGEADALVTAPISKDWMNRAGHHFPGHSELLAHLGRTRLWRMMFVAGELTVVLVTAHMGFAKVASALTQRNVLDTIRLLCAHLRGALGVARPRIAVLGLNPHAGEGGMFGDEEIRVIAPAIRRAQRDGIDAYGPLAPDTAFIRTAGSFNFDAAVAMYHDQGLIAVKALEFDRAVNVTLGLPFVRTSPDHGTAFDIAGKGIANPSSMIAAIEYAWRAAAGREKTGRRASA; encoded by the coding sequence ATGATGACGGCGCTCAGACGAAAGACGCCGCCGCTGTTGGCGATCAGCATGGGCGATCCGGCGGGCGTCGGGCCCGAGGTGATCCTCAAGGCGGCAGCGGCGCTCGCGCGCCGCCGTGGTGCGCCGTCGATTGCGGTAGTCGGCGATTTGTCCGCGATGCGCGCGGCCGCTGCCCGCCTGAGCGGCGCGCCGGCTCCGTACCAATGGCATCCTGGTCAGCCGCCGATTCGTCTGACCAAAGGACTCGGCGTACTTTCCATCTCGAGTTTGCCGGCGCGCGCAATTCGCCCGGGGCATCCCACGGTTGAGGGCGGCGGCGCCGCATATGACTATATCGTCACAGGCGCGCGGATGGCGATGAGCGGCGAGGCTGACGCGCTGGTGACCGCGCCGATCAGCAAGGATTGGATGAACCGCGCGGGCCATCATTTTCCCGGGCATTCGGAACTGCTTGCGCATCTGGGGCGAACCCGGCTGTGGCGCATGATGTTCGTGGCCGGCGAGCTGACGGTGGTGCTGGTGACCGCGCATATGGGATTTGCAAAAGTGGCGTCCGCACTGACGCAGCGCAATGTCCTGGACACGATTCGTCTGCTCTGCGCGCACTTGCGCGGCGCGCTTGGCGTTGCACGGCCGCGAATCGCGGTGCTCGGATTGAATCCTCACGCGGGTGAAGGCGGGATGTTCGGTGATGAGGAAATCCGCGTGATCGCGCCGGCGATTCGACGCGCGCAGCGTGACGGCATCGACGCGTACGGTCCGCTCGCACCCGACACCGCGTTCATCCGCACGGCGGGGTCGTTTAATTTCGACGCTGCGGTTGCGATGTATCACGACCAGGGCTTGATTGCGGTCAAGGCGCTGGAGTTTGATCGTGCGGTGAACGTCACGCTCGGGTTGCCATTCGTCCGCACCTCGCCCGACCACGGAACGGCGTTTGACATAGCAGGGAAGGGAATTGCAAACCCGTCGAGCATGATTGCCGCGATCGAATACGCGTGGCGGGCCGCGGCGGGACGTGAAAAGACCGGGCGGCGGGCGTCGGCGTAA
- a CDS encoding peptidylprolyl isomerase — protein sequence MATALAASLGIVLAGGFSGCSMDLLKPGAFDAFKQAAASSTATAPSASPGGANPLHPNPPGASFAGQAKPAPNPAGEAQTDEPPPPPAPVASDEPPEPSTPALDKVVASVDGDPITMREVKDFAAQHGQPIQTDDFASSDAAKAAVKALIGEKLLEQEVKKYDDKVDDAQIDKYIQQLRQDKHLSDAEFRAQLQASGMSYDELRKRARLDIEKAMMIEQEVRAKIDVSDAEIKAYYDAHKEDFTITKERFKLAQILIALPPNPTAAQVSAAQKKADMIRARAAKGDDFSALARVYSDDESKSNGGELGWFAPSDVMDQILAAVKPLKPGEISAPVRTSHGIHIVKLEEHEVPGVQPLNEVKAPIRAQLIDQQSGAQLEKWVDSDLVKQHYVETMY from the coding sequence GTGGCGACGGCGTTGGCGGCGTCGCTGGGAATTGTCCTGGCGGGCGGGTTTTCGGGTTGCTCGATGGATCTCCTCAAACCCGGCGCTTTCGATGCTTTCAAACAGGCGGCCGCTTCTTCCACAGCGACGGCGCCATCGGCGTCACCAGGGGGCGCCAACCCGTTACATCCCAATCCTCCTGGGGCCTCTTTCGCAGGGCAGGCGAAGCCGGCTCCGAATCCGGCCGGCGAGGCGCAGACGGACGAACCGCCGCCTCCACCAGCGCCGGTTGCCTCGGATGAGCCGCCGGAACCGAGCACGCCGGCGTTGGATAAGGTCGTCGCCAGCGTTGATGGCGATCCGATCACGATGCGGGAGGTCAAAGATTTTGCGGCGCAGCACGGCCAGCCGATCCAGACCGACGATTTCGCTTCTTCGGACGCCGCCAAGGCCGCGGTGAAGGCGTTGATCGGGGAGAAATTGCTCGAACAGGAAGTGAAAAAGTACGATGACAAGGTCGACGACGCGCAAATCGACAAGTACATCCAGCAGTTGCGCCAGGACAAGCACCTGAGCGATGCGGAGTTCCGCGCGCAACTCCAGGCGAGCGGGATGAGCTACGACGAATTGCGCAAGCGAGCGCGCCTCGATATCGAGAAAGCAATGATGATCGAGCAGGAAGTCCGCGCGAAAATCGACGTGTCCGACGCCGAGATCAAGGCCTATTACGATGCCCACAAGGAAGACTTCACGATTACCAAGGAGCGTTTCAAGCTCGCGCAGATTCTGATCGCGCTGCCGCCCAACCCGACCGCCGCGCAAGTGTCCGCCGCGCAAAAGAAAGCCGACATGATTCGTGCGCGCGCCGCCAAGGGCGACGACTTCAGCGCGCTCGCGCGCGTGTATTCGGACGACGAGTCGAAGTCCAACGGCGGCGAACTGGGATGGTTCGCGCCGTCCGACGTCATGGACCAGATTCTGGCCGCGGTAAAGCCGCTCAAGCCCGGTGAAATTTCGGCGCCGGTTCGCACCAGCCACGGCATTCATATCGTCAAGCTCGAAGAACACGAAGTGCCGGGCGTGCAGCCGCTCAACGAGGTCAAGGCGCCGATTCGCGCTCAGCTGATCGATCAGCAATCCGGCGCGCAGCTCGAGAAGTGGGTTGACTCCGATCTTGTCAAGCAGCATTACGTCGAGACCATGTACTAG